One Acidobacteriota bacterium genomic region harbors:
- a CDS encoding nitroreductase family protein: protein MECLDAILTRRSIRKFRDEPVGDGLVRSLLMAGMAAPSARNLQPWDFITVTRKATLEALAGVIPHGKMLPQAALGLVVCGNTERSMDEDKPLFWVIDCAAACENVLLAAHAHGLGGVWLGVFPRADRMQGISDLFHLPGTVVPHSVLAIGYPAEEGLLKEKYDPARVHAEGWLGRAPDRARSDPRQG from the coding sequence ATGGAATGTCTCGACGCGATCCTGACCCGGCGCAGCATCCGGAAATTCCGCGACGAGCCGGTCGGCGACGGGCTGGTCCGGTCCCTGCTGATGGCGGGCATGGCAGCCCCCTCGGCCCGGAACCTTCAGCCGTGGGACTTCATCACGGTCACCCGGAAGGCGACCCTCGAGGCCCTCGCCGGGGTCATCCCCCACGGGAAGATGCTCCCCCAGGCCGCCCTGGGCCTGGTGGTGTGCGGGAACACCGAGCGGTCCATGGACGAGGACAAGCCCCTCTTCTGGGTCATCGACTGTGCCGCCGCCTGCGAGAACGTCCTGCTGGCCGCCCACGCCCACGGTCTCGGCGGGGTGTGGCTGGGGGTCTTCCCGCGCGCCGACCGGATGCAGGGCATTTCGGACCTCTTTCACCTGCCGGGGACCGTCGTCCCCCACAGTGTCCTCGCCATCGGGTACCCCGCGGAGGAGGGGCTGCTGAAGGAGAAGTACGACCCCGCCAGGGTCCATGCCGAAGGGTGGCTCGGGCGGGCGCCGGACCGGGCCCGGAGCGATCCGCGCCAGGGATGA